In Aestuariibaculum lutulentum, one DNA window encodes the following:
- a CDS encoding type B 50S ribosomal protein L31, translated as MKKSIHPENYRIVAFKDMSNEDVFLTKSTANTNETIEVDGVEYPLVKMEISRTSHPFYTGKSKLVDTAGRIDKFKNKYAKFSK; from the coding sequence ATGAAAAAAAGTATACATCCAGAAAATTATAGAATAGTAGCATTCAAAGATATGTCTAACGAAGATGTATTTTTAACTAAGTCTACAGCAAACACTAACGAAACTATTGAGGTTGATGGTGTTGAGTATCCACTTGTAAAAATGGAGATTTCAAGAACATCGCACCCATTCTACACTGGTAAATCTAAATTAGTAGATACTGCTGGTCGTATTGATAAATTCAAAAACAAATACGCTAAGTTTAGCAAATAA